One genomic region from Anguilla rostrata isolate EN2019 chromosome 2, ASM1855537v3, whole genome shotgun sequence encodes:
- the LOC135245686 gene encoding neuropeptide FF receptor 1-like gives MQGSSVFPSPNMSSLDWKKGHYGSTLQDMNNYTFSTYYQHSLPVAIIFIFAYILIFFLCMTGNIVVCFILLKNKQMRTVTNIFILNLAISDLLVGIFCLPITLMDNLITGWPFDIFICKMSGLIQGASVSASVFTLVAIAVERFRCIIYPFQQKLTQKQASVTIAFIWTLAVIIMCPSAVILTVSRDECHFMVDSQNNTYPLYTCWEAWPEKEMRKIYTTVLFSHIYLAPVTLIIITYACIALKLFRSAASVGDVHADDDRHRVSRKKIRVINMLIFLALLFTVTWLPLWTLMLLTDYSNLTASQLNLVTVYIFPFAHWLAFFNSSVNPFIFGYFNENFRRGFQAAFRFQLCFLKMRSHRRASKRRTHNRVFVEVQPHKSGSHENRKRKGIHGGKKQNELVLEDLD, from the exons atgcaaG GGTCATCTGTTTTTCCATCTCCCAACATGAGCTCATTGGACTGGAAAAAAGGACACTACGGTTCAACCCTGCAGGACATGAACAATTACACTTTCTCCACATACTACCAACACTCTCTCCCTGTCGCAATTATATTTATCTTTGCCTACatcttgattttctttttgtgcatGACTGGTAACATAGTTGTTTGCTTCATTTTATTAAAGAACAAACAGATGAGGACTGTCACTAACATTTTCATTCTAAATCTGGCCATAAGTGATCTCCTTGTAGGCATATTTTGCTTGCCTATTACCCTTATGGACAATTTAATAACAg GATGGCCgtttgatatatttatttgcaaGATGAGTGGCCTAATACAAGGAGCATCGGTGTCAGCATCTGTCTTCACCCTTGTGGCCATTGCAGTGGAAAG GTTTCGGTGTATCATCTACCCATTTCAGCAGAAGCTCACCCAAAAACAAGCCTCTGTCACCATTGCGTTTATCTGGACCCTGGCTGTCATCATCATGTGTCCATCTGCAGTGATACTGACCGTCTCCAGGGATGAGTGCCACTTCATGGTGGACAGTCAGAACAACACCTATCCGCTCTACACCTGCTGGGAGGCCTGGCCCGAGAAGGAGATGCGAAAGATCTACACCACGGTGCTCTTCTCCCACATCTATCTCGCGCCGGTcaccctcatcatcatcacgtACGCCTGCATCGCCCTCAAGCTCTTCAGGTCTGCCGCCTCCGTCGGGGACGTCCACGCCGACGACGACAGACACAGGGTCTCCAGGAAGAAGATCAGGGTCATCAACATGCTGATTTTTTTGGCGCTGCTGTTCACGGTCACCTGGCTGCCCCTGTGGACCCTGATGCTCCTGACGGACTACAGCAACCTGACCGCCAGCCAGCTCAACCTGGTGACGGTCTACATCTTCCCTTTCGCCCACTGGCTGGCCTTCTTCAACAGCAGCGTCAACCCCTTCATCTTTGGCTACTTCAACGAGAACTTCAGGCGCGGGTTCCAGGCGGCCTTCAGGTTCCAGCTCTGCTTCCTGAAGATGCGGAGCCATCGCAGAGCGTCAAAGAGGAGGACGCATAACCGTGTTTTTGTGGAGGTCCAGCCTCACAAATCTGGCAGTCACGAAAACAGGAAGCGGAAAGGTATACacggtggaaaaaaacaaaatgagctCGTGCTGGAAGACCTTGATTAG
- the ppa1a gene encoding inorganic pyrophosphatase 2, mitochondrial gives MSFTIEERGKSNTQDYRVFFKNSEGRYISPFHDIPIYADESENVFHAVIEVPRWTNAKMEIATKDPLNPLKQDVKKGRLRYVANVFPHKGYIWNYGAIPQTWEDPCHKDGDTGCCGDNDPIDICDIGNKVCSRGEVIQVKVLGTLALIDEGETDWKVIVINVEDPEAKAFDNIDDVRRLKPGYLEATVDWFKRYKVPDGKPENQFAFNGEFKDKDFAIDVIKSTHGFWKALISQETDAADLNRMNTCLSDSPFCCSDDDAKAAVDATPSFDDEDPIPATADKWYYYEKK, from the exons ATGAGTTTCACAATcgaagagagaggaaagagcaaTACACAGGACTACAGAGTGTTCTTCA AAAATTCAGAAGGAAGGTATATTTCACCATTCCATGACATACCAATATATGCAGATGAATCTGAG aATGTCTTCCATGCTGTGATTGAAGTTCCCAGGTGGACAAATGCCAAGATGGAG ATTGCTACCAAGGACCCGCTAAACCCTTTGAAACAGGATGTAAAAAAGGGCCGTTTGCGCTACGTGGCTAATGTGTTTCCACACAAAGGTTACATCTGGAACTATGGAGCGATTCCTCAG ACATGGGAAGATCCGTGCCACAAAGATGGGGACACTGGTTGTTGTGGGGACAATGACCCCATAGATATCTGTGATATTGGTAACAAG GTGTGCTCACGTGGAGAAGTTATTCAAGTGAAGGTTTTGGGCACTCTGGCACTGATCGATGAGGGCGAGACTGATTGGAAAGTCATCGTAATCAACGTGGAAGACCCTGAAGCCAAGGCCTTTGACA ATATCGACGATGTGAGACGCCTGAAGCCTGGCTACCTGGAAGCCACGGTGGATTGGTTTAAACGGTACAAAGTTCCTGATGGGAAACCTGAAAACCAGTTTGCGTTCAACGGAGAGTTCAAAGATAAG GACTTTGCCATTGACGTAATCAAGAGCACCCATGGCTTTTGGAAAGCACTTATCTCTCAAGAGACTGATGCTGCGGACCTGAACCG TATGAACACCTGCCTCTCTGATAGCCCATTCTGCTGCTCAGACGATGATGCTAAAGCTGCTGTTGATGCA acaCCCTCTTTTGATGACGAAGATCCCATTCCAGCAACAG CTGACAAATGGTACTACTATGAGAAAAAGTAA